One genomic region from Cyanobacteria bacterium GSL.Bin1 encodes:
- a CDS encoding DUF29 family protein, which yields MVTESKQRQKQLYETDYYLWIVETVKKLQNRDFEAIDWEDLIDEVSDLGRREKKKLKSLLRNLWEHLLKLKYWSSEWERNQSHWKGEIRNFRKQIRDELEDSPSLNNYLHDISAQCYEDAKEIVSDKSQLPLDHFPESAIAPLEKVLDENWLP from the coding sequence ATGGTCACAGAATCTAAACAAAGACAAAAACAACTCTATGAAACCGATTACTATCTCTGGATCGTAGAAACGGTTAAAAAACTCCAAAATCGAGATTTTGAAGCGATTGACTGGGAAGATTTGATTGATGAGGTATCAGATTTGGGTCGGCGTGAGAAAAAGAAACTGAAAAGTCTCCTCAGAAATTTATGGGAACATTTGCTGAAATTAAAATACTGGTCGAGTGAATGGGAGAGAAATCAATCTCATTGGAAAGGTGAAATTCGCAATTTTCGGAAACAGATTCGAGATGAATTAGAAGATAGCCCGAGCCTGAACAATTATTTGCATGACATTTCAGCACAATGCTACGAAGATGCCAAAGAAATCGTCAGTGATAAGTCCCAACTTCCGTTAGATCATTTTCCTGAAAGCGCGATCGCGCCCTTAGAAAAAGTTTTAGATGAAAACTGGCTACCGTAA
- a CDS encoding DUF29 family protein — MVAESKQRQKQLYESDYYLWVVETVKQLQNRDFEAIDWENLIDEVLDLSKREKRKLESLLIKLFEHLLILQYWQLERERNRGHWEREITSFRLQILRQLEDSPSLKNHLKERLQQCYQDGCKLASKHSQLAKNTFPSEPIAPLEKVLDENWLP; from the coding sequence ATGGTTGCAGAATCTAAACAAAGACAAAAACAACTCTATGAATCAGATTACTACCTCTGGGTGGTAGAAACCGTTAAGCAACTGCAAAATCGAGATTTTGAAGCAATTGACTGGGAGAATTTAATTGATGAGGTTTTAGATTTGAGTAAACGAGAGAAACGGAAACTAGAAAGTTTACTCATTAAGTTGTTTGAACATTTGCTCATCTTGCAATACTGGCAATTAGAAAGAGAAAGGAATCGTGGACATTGGGAAAGAGAAATCACCAGTTTTCGGCTACAGATTCTGAGACAATTGGAAGATAGTCCAAGCTTGAAAAATCATCTGAAAGAGAGGTTGCAACAATGCTATCAAGATGGCTGTAAATTAGCTTCTAAACATTCTCAACTTGCCAAAAACACCTTTCCCTCTGAACCGATCGCGCCCTTAGAAAAAGTTTTAGATGAAAACTGGCTACCGTAA
- a CDS encoding DUF29 family protein, translating to MVTESKQRQKQLYETDYYLWIVETVKHLQNRDLEAIDWENLIEEVSDLSRREKRRLESLLKRLMEHLLKLKYWESQVKDNETHWKREILNFRQQLQEILADSPSLKPYIKEVYPECYRKGRKLASTASGLPLASFPSEPIAPLDQILDENWLP from the coding sequence ATGGTCACAGAATCTAAACAAAGACAAAAACAACTCTATGAAACCGATTACTATCTCTGGATCGTAGAAACGGTTAAGCATCTACAAAATCGAGATTTGGAAGCGATTGATTGGGAAAACTTAATTGAGGAAGTATCCGATTTGAGTCGGCGTGAGAAAAGAAGACTGGAAAGTTTACTCAAAAGATTGATGGAACATTTGCTGAAACTGAAATACTGGGAATCTCAAGTTAAAGACAACGAAACACATTGGAAAAGAGAAATTCTTAATTTCCGTCAGCAACTCCAAGAAATCTTAGCGGATAGTCCGAGCTTAAAGCCATATATCAAGGAAGTTTATCCTGAATGCTACCGAAAGGGGCGCAAACTTGCCTCCACGGCCTCAGGATTACCTTTAGCGTCTTTTCCTTCAGAACCGATCGCGCCCCTCGATCAAATCTTAGATGAAAACTGGTTACCCTAA